In Bacillus cytotoxicus NVH 391-98, the following are encoded in one genomic region:
- the rpsG gene encoding 30S ribosomal protein S7: MPRKGPVAKRDVLPDPMYNSKLVTRLINKMMVDGKKGKSQTILYNAFDIVRERTGKEPMEVFEQALKNIMPVLEVRARRVGGANYQVPVEVRPERRTTLGLRWLVNYARLRGEKTMEERLANEILDAANNTGASVKKREDTHKMAEANKAFAHYRW; the protein is encoded by the coding sequence ATGCCTCGTAAAGGACCTGTTGCGAAACGTGACGTGTTACCAGATCCAATGTACAATTCTAAACTTGTAACACGCTTAATCAACAAAATGATGGTTGACGGTAAAAAAGGTAAATCTCAAACAATTCTTTATAATGCGTTCGATATCGTTCGTGAACGTACTGGTAAAGAACCAATGGAAGTATTCGAGCAAGCTCTTAAGAACATCATGCCTGTTCTTGAAGTACGTGCTCGTCGTGTTGGTGGTGCTAACTACCAAGTTCCAGTTGAGGTTCGTCCAGAACGCCGTACAACTTTAGGTCTTCGTTGGTTAGTAAACTACGCTCGTCTTCGTGGTGAAAAAACTATGGAAGAGCGTCTTGCTAATGAAATTTTAGATGCAGCTAATAACACTGGTGCATCTGTTAAGAAGCGCGAAGACACTCACAAAATGGCAGAAGCTAACAAAGCGTTTGCTCATTACCGTTGGTAG
- the rpsL gene encoding 30S ribosomal protein S12, producing the protein MPTINQLVRKGRTDKVWKSKSPALNKGFNSLKKKSTDISAPQKRGVCTRVGTMTPKKPNSALRKYARVRLTNGIEVTAYIPGIGHNLQEHSVVLIRGGRVKDLPGVRYHIVRGALDTAGVDKRMQGRSKYGTKKPKAAKK; encoded by the coding sequence ATGCCTACTATTAACCAATTAGTGAGAAAAGGTCGTACTGATAAAGTATGGAAATCTAAATCACCTGCGTTAAACAAAGGTTTCAACTCTTTAAAGAAAAAATCAACTGATATCTCTGCACCTCAAAAACGTGGTGTATGTACTCGTGTTGGTACAATGACTCCAAAGAAACCAAACTCAGCTTTACGTAAATATGCTCGTGTACGTTTAACAAATGGTATTGAGGTAACTGCATACATCCCAGGTATCGGCCATAACTTACAAGAGCACAGCGTAGTATTAATTCGCGGTGGTCGTGTAAAAGACTTACCAGGGGTACGTTACCACATCGTTCGTGGTGCGCTTGACACAGCTGGTGTTGACAAACGTATGCAAGGCCGTTCTAAATACGGTACTAAAAAACCAAAAGCAGCTAAGAAATAA
- the rplK gene encoding 50S ribosomal protein L11 → MAKKVIKMVKLQIPAGKANPAPPVGPALGQAGVNIMGFCKEFNARTADQAGLIIPVEITVFEDRSFTFITKTPPAAVLLKKVAGIESGSGEPNRNKVATVKRDKVREIAETKMPDLNAASVEAAMRMVEGTARSMGIVIED, encoded by the coding sequence GTGGCTAAAAAGGTAATTAAAATGGTAAAACTTCAAATTCCTGCAGGTAAAGCTAACCCAGCTCCACCAGTTGGTCCAGCATTAGGACAAGCGGGTGTTAACATCATGGGCTTCTGTAAAGAGTTCAACGCTCGTACAGCAGATCAAGCTGGTCTTATCATTCCTGTTGAAATTACGGTATTCGAAGACCGTTCATTCACTTTCATTACTAAAACTCCTCCTGCTGCTGTTCTTCTTAAGAAAGTAGCTGGTATCGAGTCTGGTTCTGGTGAACCAAACCGTAATAAAGTGGCAACTGTTAAGCGTGATAAAGTACGCGAAATCGCTGAAACTAAAATGCCTGACCTAAACGCTGCTAGCGTAGAAGCTGCAATGCGTATGGTTGAAGGTACTGCACGCAGTATGGGCATCGTTATCGAAGACTAA
- the rplA gene encoding 50S ribosomal protein L1, with amino-acid sequence MAKRGKKYVEAAKLVERATAYSATEAVELVKKTNTAKFDATVEAAFRLGVDPKKADQQIRGAVVLPHGTGKVQRVLVFAKGEKAKEAEAAGADFVGDADYINKIQQGWFDFDVVVATPDMMGEVGKLGRVLGPKGLMPNPKTGTVTFDVTKAVNEIKAGKVEYRVDKAGNIHVPIGKVSFEDAKLVENFKTIADTLLKAKPAAAKGTYMKNVTVTSTMGPGVRVDVSTLV; translated from the coding sequence ATGGCTAAAAGAGGTAAAAAGTACGTAGAAGCTGCGAAGCTTGTTGAACGTGCAACTGCTTATTCTGCAACAGAAGCAGTAGAATTAGTAAAGAAAACAAACACAGCTAAATTTGATGCAACTGTAGAAGCTGCATTTCGTTTAGGTGTTGACCCTAAGAAAGCTGACCAACAAATTCGTGGTGCAGTTGTTCTTCCACACGGTACTGGTAAAGTACAACGTGTATTAGTATTCGCTAAAGGTGAAAAAGCAAAAGAAGCTGAAGCTGCTGGAGCTGACTTCGTAGGCGATGCTGATTACATCAACAAAATCCAACAAGGTTGGTTCGACTTTGATGTAGTAGTAGCAACTCCTGACATGATGGGTGAAGTTGGTAAACTTGGTCGTGTATTAGGACCTAAAGGTTTAATGCCAAACCCTAAAACTGGAACAGTTACTTTCGATGTAACAAAAGCTGTTAACGAAATCAAAGCTGGTAAAGTTGAATACCGCGTTGATAAAGCTGGTAACATCCATGTTCCAATTGGTAAAGTATCTTTCGAAGATGCAAAATTAGTAGAAAACTTCAAAACAATTGCTGACACGTTATTAAAAGCGAAACCAGCTGCTGCAAAAGGTACTTACATGAAGAACGTAACAGTTACTTCTACAATGGGACCTGGTGTACGCGTAGATGTTTCTACACTTGTATAA
- the nusG gene encoding transcription termination/antitermination protein NusG, whose product MEKSWYVVHTYSGYENKVKANLEKRVESMGMQDKIFRVVVPEEVEVEMKNGKEKLTKRKVFPGYVLVELIMTDDSWYVVRNTPGVTGFVGSSGSGSKPSPLLEEEVVTIMKHMGMDNEVVDFDFELHETVRVNEGPFADYTGAIEEIDMEKQKVRVLVDMFGRETPVELDFHQIEKL is encoded by the coding sequence ATGGAAAAAAGCTGGTATGTTGTCCATACTTATTCTGGTTATGAAAATAAAGTAAAAGCAAACCTTGAGAAACGTGTAGAATCAATGGGGATGCAAGATAAAATTTTCCGTGTTGTTGTTCCGGAAGAAGTAGAAGTAGAAATGAAAAACGGAAAAGAAAAGTTAACAAAAAGAAAAGTGTTCCCAGGTTATGTGTTAGTTGAATTAATTATGACTGATGATTCTTGGTATGTTGTTCGTAACACACCAGGTGTAACTGGGTTTGTTGGATCTTCTGGTTCAGGTTCGAAACCATCTCCTCTATTAGAAGAGGAAGTTGTTACCATTATGAAACATATGGGAATGGATAATGAAGTTGTTGATTTCGACTTTGAACTTCATGAAACGGTACGCGTAAACGAAGGACCGTTCGCGGATTATACAGGTGCAATTGAAGAAATCGATATGGAAAAACAAAAAGTACGAGTGTTGGTAGACATGTTTGGTCGTGAAACACCAGTTGAGCTTGATTTCCATCAAATTGAAAAATTATAA
- the secE gene encoding preprotein translocase subunit SecE → MRLTNFFGDVSREMKKVSWPKKDELLRSTATVIATVIFFAIFFAVVDMGISSLIRLILE, encoded by the coding sequence ATGCGTTTAACGAACTTTTTCGGTGATGTAAGTCGCGAGATGAAAAAAGTAAGTTGGCCTAAAAAAGATGAATTACTCCGTTCGACAGCTACTGTTATTGCAACAGTTATCTTTTTTGCGATTTTTTTCGCAGTGGTTGATATGGGCATTTCTTCTTTAATTCGGTTAATTCTTGAATAA
- the rplL gene encoding 50S ribosomal protein L7/L12 gives MTKEQIIEAVKSMTVLELNDLVKAIEEEFGVTAAAPVAVVGGAGEAAAEKTEFDVELANAGAQKIKVIKVVREITGLGLKEAKELVDNTPKVIKEGASKEEAEEIKAKLEEVGAAVEVK, from the coding sequence ATGACTAAAGAACAAATCATTGAAGCAGTTAAATCTATGACTGTATTAGAACTTAACGACTTAGTAAAAGCTATCGAGGAAGAATTCGGCGTAACTGCTGCTGCTCCTGTAGCTGTTGTTGGTGGCGCTGGTGAAGCTGCTGCTGAGAAAACTGAATTTGATGTTGAACTAGCTAACGCTGGTGCACAAAAAATCAAAGTTATCAAAGTTGTTCGTGAAATCACTGGTCTTGGCTTAAAAGAAGCTAAAGAATTAGTTGACAACACTCCAAAAGTAATCAAAGAAGGCGCTTCTAAAGAAGAAGCTGAAGAAATCAAAGCTAAACTTGAAGAAGTTGGCGCTGCTGTAGAAGTTAAGTAA
- the fusA gene encoding elongation factor G, which translates to MTREFSLENTRNIGIMAHIDAGKTTATERILYYTGRIHKIGETHEGASQMDWMEQEQERGITITSAATTAQWKGHRVNIIDTPGHVDFTVEVERSLRVLDGAVAVLDAQSGVEPQTETVWRQATTYGVPRIVFVNKMDKIGADFLYSVGTLHDRLQANAHPLQLPIGAEDEFNGIIDLVEECAYMYANDLGTDIERIEIPEEHQELAAEYRGKLIEAVAELDEELMMKYLEGEEISKEELKAAIRKATTSVEFFPVICGSAFKNKGVQLMLDAVIDYLPSPLDVPAIKGIVPDTDEEVERHSSDEEPFSALAFKIMTDPYVGKLTFFRVYSGTLNSGSYVKNSTKGKRERVGRILQMHANSREEISTVYAGDIAAAVGLKDTTTGDTLCDEKNLVILESMEFPEPVISVAIEPKSKADQDKMGTALAKLSEEDPTFRAHTDQETGQTIIAGMGELHLDIIVDRLRREFKVEANVGAPQVAYRETFRAAAKVEGKFARQSGGRGQFGHVWIEFEPNEEGKGFEFENKIVGGVVPREYIPAVQAGLEDALQNGVLAGYPVIDVKAALVDGSYHDVDSSEMAFKIAASMALKAAVSKCNPVILEPMMKVEVVIPEEYMGDIMGDVTSRRGRVEGMEARGNAQVVRAMVPLSEMFGYATALRSNTQGRGTFSMVFDHYEEVPRSISEEIIKKNKGE; encoded by the coding sequence ATGACTAGAGAGTTCTCCTTAGAAAACACTCGTAATATTGGTATTATGGCTCATATTGATGCTGGTAAAACAACAGCTACTGAGCGTATCTTGTACTATACAGGACGTATTCACAAAATTGGTGAAACTCATGAAGGTGCATCTCAAATGGACTGGATGGAGCAAGAACAAGAGCGTGGAATTACGATTACGTCTGCAGCAACTACTGCTCAATGGAAAGGTCATCGTGTAAACATTATTGACACTCCAGGACACGTAGACTTCACTGTAGAGGTAGAGCGTTCTTTACGCGTACTTGATGGCGCTGTAGCAGTACTTGATGCACAATCTGGTGTTGAACCACAAACAGAAACTGTTTGGCGTCAGGCTACTACTTATGGTGTACCACGTATTGTGTTCGTTAACAAAATGGACAAAATCGGTGCAGACTTCTTATATTCTGTAGGTACACTTCATGATCGTCTACAAGCTAATGCTCATCCACTTCAATTACCAATCGGTGCTGAAGATGAGTTCAATGGTATCATTGACCTAGTTGAAGAGTGCGCATACATGTATGCAAACGACCTAGGAACTGATATTGAGCGTATTGAAATTCCTGAAGAGCATCAAGAACTAGCTGCTGAATACCGTGGAAAGCTTATTGAAGCGGTTGCAGAACTTGATGAGGAATTAATGATGAAATATTTAGAGGGTGAAGAAATCTCTAAAGAAGAGCTTAAAGCGGCTATCCGTAAAGCTACAACTTCTGTAGAATTCTTCCCAGTAATCTGTGGATCTGCATTCAAGAACAAAGGTGTTCAATTGATGCTTGACGCAGTTATTGACTACTTACCATCTCCATTAGACGTACCTGCAATCAAAGGTATCGTTCCTGATACAGATGAAGAAGTAGAACGTCATTCTAGCGACGAAGAGCCATTCTCAGCTCTAGCGTTCAAAATTATGACTGACCCTTATGTTGGTAAATTAACGTTCTTCCGTGTGTACTCTGGTACATTAAACTCTGGATCTTACGTGAAAAACTCAACAAAAGGTAAACGTGAGCGTGTAGGTCGTATCCTACAAATGCACGCAAACAGCCGTGAAGAGATTTCAACAGTTTACGCTGGTGACATCGCTGCTGCTGTAGGTCTTAAAGATACTACAACTGGTGACACTCTATGTGACGAGAAAAACCTTGTTATCCTAGAGTCTATGGAATTCCCAGAACCAGTTATCTCTGTAGCTATCGAACCTAAGTCTAAAGCTGACCAAGATAAAATGGGTACAGCATTAGCAAAACTTTCTGAAGAAGATCCAACATTCCGTGCTCATACTGATCAAGAGACTGGACAAACAATCATCGCTGGTATGGGTGAACTTCACCTTGATATCATCGTTGACCGTCTACGTCGCGAGTTCAAAGTAGAAGCTAACGTTGGTGCTCCTCAAGTAGCATACCGTGAGACTTTCCGCGCTGCAGCGAAAGTTGAAGGTAAGTTCGCTCGTCAATCTGGTGGTCGTGGACAATTCGGTCACGTTTGGATTGAGTTTGAACCTAACGAAGAAGGAAAAGGATTCGAATTCGAGAACAAGATTGTCGGCGGTGTAGTTCCACGTGAATACATCCCAGCTGTACAAGCAGGTCTTGAAGATGCGCTTCAAAACGGTGTGCTTGCAGGATATCCTGTAATTGACGTTAAAGCTGCATTAGTTGACGGATCTTATCATGATGTTGACTCATCTGAAATGGCGTTCAAAATTGCTGCATCTATGGCACTTAAAGCAGCTGTTTCTAAGTGTAACCCAGTAATCCTTGAGCCAATGATGAAAGTTGAAGTTGTAATCCCAGAAGAATACATGGGAGACATCATGGGTGACGTAACTTCTCGTCGTGGACGTGTAGAAGGTATGGAAGCTCGCGGTAACGCACAAGTTGTTCGCGCAATGGTTCCACTTTCTGAAATGTTCGGTTATGCGACAGCATTACGTTCTAATACACAAGGTCGCGGAACATTCTCTATGGTATTTGACCATTATGAAGAAGTTCCACGTTCAATCTCTGAAGAGATTATCAAAAAAAATAAAGGTGAATAA
- the rplJ gene encoding 50S ribosomal protein L10 → MSKAIEMKQQVVTEIADKLRESKSTIVVDYRGLTVSEATELRKNLREAGVEFKVYKNSLTRRAAESVEMAELNEFLTGPNAIAFSNEDVVAPAKVLNDFAKDHEALEIKAGVIEGKLVTLDEVKAIATLPSREGLLSMLLSVLQAPIRNLALATKAVAEQKEEQGA, encoded by the coding sequence ATGAGCAAAGCAATCGAAATGAAACAACAAGTTGTAACTGAAATCGCTGATAAACTTCGCGAAAGTAAATCTACAATCGTTGTTGACTACCGTGGTTTAACAGTATCTGAAGCAACTGAATTACGTAAGAACTTACGTGAGGCTGGCGTTGAGTTCAAAGTTTACAAAAACTCTTTAACTCGTCGTGCTGCAGAATCTGTTGAAATGGCTGAGTTAAATGAATTCTTAACAGGACCAAACGCAATCGCGTTCAGTAACGAGGATGTAGTTGCTCCTGCGAAAGTATTAAACGACTTCGCTAAAGATCATGAAGCTTTAGAAATTAAAGCGGGCGTAATCGAAGGTAAACTAGTAACACTTGATGAGGTTAAAGCAATCGCTACTCTTCCATCTCGTGAAGGCTTACTTTCTATGCTTCTTAGCGTTCTTCAAGCTCCAATCCGTAACCTTGCACTTGCTACTAAAGCAGTTGCAGAACAAAAGGAAGAGCAAGGCGCTTAA
- a CDS encoding class I SAM-dependent methyltransferase, with protein sequence MADHYFSNDPSSKSDRKRWEFTLRGSQFVFLSDRGVFSKNEVDFGSRLLIEAFQMPDIDGDILDVGCGYGPIGLSLAKEFRGRRVHMVDVNERALELAKENAANNNVENIRIFQSNVYEKVDGQYAAILSNPPIRAGKHIVHEILGKAFDHLVPGGELWIVIQKKQGAPSALKKLEETFAEVEIVEKKKGYYIIKSKKR encoded by the coding sequence ATGGCAGACCATTATTTTTCTAATGACCCTTCGAGTAAAAGTGATCGTAAGCGGTGGGAATTTACACTAAGAGGATCGCAATTTGTTTTTTTATCTGACCGTGGGGTATTTTCGAAAAACGAGGTGGACTTTGGATCTCGTCTTTTAATTGAAGCATTTCAAATGCCGGATATCGACGGGGATATATTAGATGTTGGATGTGGGTACGGACCGATTGGTTTGTCGTTAGCAAAAGAGTTTCGAGGGCGCCGCGTTCACATGGTAGATGTAAATGAAAGGGCGCTTGAGCTTGCGAAAGAAAATGCTGCTAACAATAACGTGGAGAATATTCGAATTTTCCAAAGCAATGTCTATGAAAAGGTAGATGGCCAATATGCCGCGATTCTATCCAATCCTCCAATTCGTGCTGGTAAGCATATCGTGCATGAAATTTTAGGAAAAGCTTTCGATCATCTAGTGCCAGGAGGAGAACTTTGGATTGTGATTCAAAAGAAACAAGGTGCACCATCCGCGCTCAAAAAACTAGAAGAAACGTTTGCTGAAGTTGAGATTGTTGAAAAGAAAAAAGGATATTATATCATAAAATCAAAAAAACGTTGA
- the rpmG gene encoding 50S ribosomal protein L33, protein MRKKVVLSCEECKNRNYSTMKDMSSVERLEIKKFCKTCNKHTVHKETK, encoded by the coding sequence ATGAGAAAAAAAGTGGTGCTCTCATGTGAAGAGTGTAAAAATCGTAACTACTCTACAATGAAAGATATGAGCTCTGTAGAGCGACTTGAAATAAAGAAATTTTGTAAAACATGCAATAAGCATACAGTTCATAAGGAAACAAAATAA
- a CDS encoding 50S ribosomal protein L7ae-like protein: MSYQKVSNAENVIVGHKRTLKAIKNGIVKEVVVAEDADMRLTHVITQAALQHNIPVTKVESIRELGRVSGIQVGASAIGIIS; encoded by the coding sequence ATGTCTTATCAAAAAGTATCAAATGCGGAAAATGTTATCGTTGGTCATAAACGAACGTTGAAAGCAATCAAAAATGGTATAGTTAAAGAGGTTGTCGTTGCGGAAGATGCTGACATGCGGTTAACCCATGTTATCACTCAGGCTGCACTGCAACATAACATACCCGTAACAAAAGTTGAATCCATTCGCGAACTCGGAAGAGTTTCAGGGATTCAAGTGGGAGCTTCAGCAATAGGAATAATAAGTTAA
- the rpoC gene encoding DNA-directed RNA polymerase subunit beta', with protein sequence MIDVNNFEYMKIGLASPDKIRSWSYGEVKKPETINYRTLKPEKDGLFCERIFGPQKDWECHCGKYKRVRYKGVVCDRCGVEVTRAKVRRERMGHIELAAPVSHIWYFKGIPSRMGLVLDMSPRALEEVIYFASYVVTESGDTPLDKKQLLSEKEYRAYRDRYGNTFQAAMGAEAIKKLLQDIDLDKEVDFLKEELKTAQGQRRTRAIKRLEVLESFRNSGNKPSWMILDVLPVIPPELRPMVQLDGGRFATSDLNDLYRRVINRNNRLKRLLDLGAPSIIVQNEKRMLQEAVDALIDNGRRGRPVTGPGNRPLKSLSHMLKGKQGRFRQNLLGKRVDYSGRSVIVVGPNLKMYQCGLPKEMALELFKPFVMKELVEKGLAHNIKSAKRKIERVQPEVWDVLESVIKEHPVLLNRAPTLHRLGIQAFEPTLVEGRAIRLHPLVCTAYNADFDGDQMAVHVPLSSEAQAEARLLMLAAQNILNPKDGKPVVTPSQDMVLGNYYLTLERAGAIGEGMVFKDTNEALLAYQNGYVHLHTRIAVPASSVNNNETFTEEQKGKLLLTTVGKLIFNEILPKSFPYINEPTKSNLEKETPAKYFVDKGANIKEVIASREEVAPFNKKILGNIIAEVFKRFKITETSRMLDRMKDLGFKYSTKAGITVGVADILVLGEKDEILHEAQAKVDKVIKQFRRGLITEEERYDRVISIWSNAKDVIQGKLMKSLDKRNPIFMMSDSGARGNASNFTQLAGMRGLMANPSGRIIELPIKSSFREGLTVLEYFISTHGARKGLADTALKTADSGYLTRRLVDVAQDVIVREDDCGTDRGLLIGAIKEGNEVIESLYDRLVGRFARKTVKHPETGEVLIRENELITEDIARAIENAGVETVHIRSAFTCNTRHGVCKKCYGRNLATGTDVEVGEAVGIIAAQSIGEPGTQLTMRTFHTGGVAGDDITQGLPRIQEIFEARNPKGQAVISEIDGVVVTINDVKDRQEVVVQGAVETRTYAIPYGARLKVTPGQEISHGQELTEGSIDPKELLKVTDITAVQEYLLREVQKVYRMQGVEIGDKHVEVMVRQMLRKVRVIDAGDTDVLPGTLLDIHQFTDANVKVLLEGKQPATARPVLLGITKASLETDSFLSAASFQETTRVLTDAAIKGKRDELLGLKENVIIGKLVPAGTGMNRYRKVDLVKTVQDDTNVENDEIYVEQ encoded by the coding sequence TTGATAGATGTAAATAACTTTGAATATATGAAGATTGGACTTGCTTCGCCTGACAAGATTCGTTCTTGGTCATACGGTGAAGTTAAGAAACCTGAAACAATTAACTATCGTACGTTAAAACCCGAAAAAGATGGCTTGTTCTGTGAGCGCATTTTCGGGCCCCAAAAGGACTGGGAATGTCACTGTGGAAAATATAAACGCGTACGTTATAAAGGTGTAGTCTGTGATCGATGTGGTGTTGAAGTAACGCGTGCGAAAGTTCGTCGTGAACGTATGGGTCATATCGAATTAGCTGCTCCTGTATCTCATATTTGGTATTTCAAAGGTATCCCGAGCCGCATGGGACTTGTCTTAGACATGTCCCCTCGCGCGCTTGAAGAAGTAATTTATTTCGCTTCTTATGTTGTAACAGAAAGTGGAGATACACCACTTGATAAGAAGCAATTGCTTTCTGAAAAAGAATACCGTGCATATCGCGATCGATATGGAAACACATTCCAAGCTGCTATGGGTGCAGAAGCAATTAAGAAGTTACTACAAGATATCGATTTAGATAAAGAAGTAGACTTCTTAAAAGAGGAATTAAAAACAGCACAAGGACAACGTCGTACTCGTGCTATTAAACGTCTAGAAGTATTGGAATCATTCCGTAACTCTGGAAATAAACCATCTTGGATGATCTTAGATGTTCTTCCGGTTATTCCGCCAGAATTACGCCCAATGGTACAGTTAGATGGTGGACGTTTTGCAACTTCTGACTTAAACGATTTATATCGTCGTGTTATTAACCGTAACAATCGTTTAAAACGTTTATTGGACCTAGGTGCACCAAGCATTATTGTTCAAAACGAAAAACGTATGTTGCAAGAAGCTGTAGATGCATTAATCGATAACGGTCGCCGTGGTCGCCCAGTTACTGGACCGGGTAACCGTCCGTTAAAATCACTATCTCACATGCTGAAAGGTAAACAAGGACGTTTCCGTCAAAACTTACTTGGTAAACGTGTTGACTACTCTGGTCGTTCTGTTATCGTTGTAGGACCGAACTTAAAAATGTATCAATGTGGATTACCAAAAGAAATGGCGCTAGAACTATTTAAACCTTTCGTAATGAAAGAACTAGTGGAAAAAGGATTAGCACATAACATTAAGAGTGCAAAACGTAAAATTGAGCGTGTACAACCTGAAGTTTGGGATGTTTTAGAGTCAGTTATTAAAGAACACCCAGTACTTCTAAACCGTGCCCCAACGCTTCACCGTCTTGGTATTCAAGCGTTCGAACCTACATTAGTAGAAGGGCGCGCAATTCGTCTTCATCCACTTGTATGTACAGCATACAATGCGGACTTTGACGGTGACCAAATGGCGGTTCACGTTCCGCTATCATCAGAAGCACAAGCAGAAGCTCGTCTTCTTATGTTAGCTGCACAAAACATTTTGAACCCGAAAGACGGGAAACCAGTTGTTACACCATCTCAGGATATGGTATTAGGTAACTACTACTTAACACTTGAGCGCGCAGGTGCAATTGGTGAAGGTATGGTGTTCAAAGATACAAACGAAGCATTGCTTGCATACCAAAATGGGTATGTTCATCTTCATACTCGTATTGCTGTTCCTGCAAGTTCAGTGAACAACAACGAGACATTTACAGAAGAACAAAAAGGCAAGCTTCTATTAACAACTGTTGGTAAATTAATATTTAACGAAATCTTACCAAAGTCGTTCCCTTATATTAACGAACCAACAAAATCAAATCTTGAAAAAGAAACACCTGCGAAATATTTCGTTGATAAAGGTGCGAATATAAAAGAAGTTATTGCTAGCCGTGAAGAAGTAGCACCATTTAACAAGAAAATCCTTGGTAATATCATTGCGGAAGTATTTAAACGTTTCAAAATTACAGAAACATCTCGTATGCTTGACCGCATGAAAGACTTAGGATTTAAATACTCTACAAAAGCTGGTATTACAGTTGGGGTAGCAGATATCCTTGTATTAGGTGAGAAAGATGAAATTCTTCATGAAGCACAAGCAAAAGTAGATAAAGTAATTAAACAATTCCGTCGCGGTTTGATTACAGAAGAAGAACGTTACGATCGCGTTATCTCTATCTGGAGTAATGCAAAAGATGTTATCCAAGGAAAATTGATGAAATCCTTAGATAAGCGCAACCCAATCTTCATGATGAGTGACTCTGGTGCCCGTGGTAACGCATCGAACTTCACTCAGCTTGCTGGTATGCGTGGTTTGATGGCTAACCCATCTGGTCGTATCATTGAGCTTCCAATCAAATCAAGTTTCCGTGAAGGTCTAACGGTACTTGAATACTTCATCTCTACACACGGTGCGCGTAAGGGTCTTGCCGATACAGCGCTTAAGACTGCCGATTCTGGTTACTTAACACGTCGTCTTGTAGATGTTGCACAAGATGTTATCGTTCGTGAAGACGATTGTGGAACAGATCGTGGTCTATTAATCGGTGCGATTAAAGAGGGCAATGAAGTTATTGAGTCATTATACGACCGTCTTGTAGGACGTTTTGCAAGAAAAACTGTAAAACATCCTGAAACAGGTGAAGTGTTGATTCGTGAAAATGAATTAATTACTGAAGATATCGCTCGTGCTATTGAAAATGCAGGTGTGGAAACAGTACACATCCGTTCAGCATTTACATGTAATACTCGCCACGGCGTATGTAAGAAATGTTACGGCCGTAACTTAGCTACTGGTACAGACGTAGAAGTAGGGGAAGCGGTAGGTATTATCGCAGCTCAATCTATCGGTGAGCCAGGTACACAGTTAACGATGCGTACGTTCCATACAGGTGGGGTTGCCGGAGACGATATCACACAAGGTTTACCTCGTATCCAAGAGATCTTCGAAGCTCGTAATCCGAAAGGTCAAGCGGTTATCAGCGAAATCGACGGTGTTGTTGTAACGATCAACGATGTGAAAGATCGTCAAGAGGTAGTTGTACAAGGTGCAGTAGAAACTCGCACATATGCAATTCCTTACGGCGCTCGTCTGAAAGTAACTCCAGGCCAAGAGATTAGTCACGGACAAGAGTTAACAGAAGGTTCTATTGATCCGAAAGAATTACTAAAAGTAACGGACATTACAGCAGTTCAAGAATACTTACTACGTGAAGTTCAAAAAGTATACCGTATGCAAGGGGTAGAAATTGGCGACAAACACGTAGAGGTAATGGTTCGTCAAATGCTTCGTAAAGTTCGTGTAATCGATGCGGGTGACACGGATGTATTACCAGGAACGTTGCTAGATATTCACCAATTTACTGATGCAAACGTAAAAGTATTATTAGAAGGTAAACAACCAGCAACAGCTAGACCGGTTCTTCTTGGTATTACGAAAGCTTCACTTGAAACAGATTCATTCTTATCTGCAGCTTCGTTCCAAGAAACAACTCGTGTTCTAACAGATGCCGCAATTAAAGGCAAACGCGATGAGCTTCTAGGATTAAAAGAGAACGTTATTATCGGTAAGCTTGTTCCGGCTGGAACAGGTATGAATCGTTATCGCAAAGTAGATCTTGTAAAAACAGTGCAAGACGATACGAATGTAGAAAACGATGAAATTTACGTAGAACAGTAA